The Papio anubis isolate 15944 chromosome 1, Panubis1.0, whole genome shotgun sequence genome window below encodes:
- the BCAN gene encoding brevican core protein isoform X3 — MAQLLLPLLAALVLAQAPAALADVLEGDSAEDRAFRVRISGHAPLQGVLGGALTIPCHVHYLRPPPSRRAVLGSPRVKWTFLSGGREAEVLVARGVRVKVNEAYRFRVALPAYPASLTDVSLALSELRPNDSGIYRCEVQHGIDDSSDAVEVKVKGVVFLYREGSARYAFSFVGAQEACARIGAHIATPEQLYAAYLGGYEQCDAGWLSDQTVRYPIQTPREACYGDMDGFPGVRNYGVVDPDDLYDVYCYAEDLNGELFLGDPPEKLTLEEARAYCQERGAEIATTGQLYAAWDGGLDRCSPGWLADGSVRYPIVTPSQRCGGGLPGVKTLFLFPNQTGFPNKHSRFNVYCFRDSAQPSAIPEASNPASDPASDGLEAIVTVTETLEELQLPQEAMESESRGAIYSIPIMEDGGGGSSTPEDPAEAPRTVPEFETQSMVPPTVFSEEEGKALEEEEKYEDEEEKEEEEEEEEVEDEALWAWPSEFSSPGPEVSLPTEPAAQESLSQAPARAVLQPGVSPLPDGESETPRPPRVHGPPTETLPSPRERNLASPSPSTLAGAREAGEETGGPELSGVPRGESEETGSSEGAPSLLPATRAPEGTRELEAPSEDNSGRTAPAGTSVQAQPVLPTDSASRGGVAVVPASGDCVPSPCHNGGTCLEEEEGIRCLCLPGYGGDLCDVGLSFCNPGWDAFQGACYKHFSTRRSWEEAETQCRMYGAHLASISTPEEQDFINNRYREYQWIGLNDRTIEGDFLWSDGVPLLYENWNPGQPDSYFLSGENCVVMVWHDQGQWSDVPCNYHLSYTCKMGLVSCGPPPELPLAQVFGRPRLRYEVDTVLRYRCREGLTQRNLPLIRCQENGRWETPQISCVPRRPVSDRRRQARALHPEKDPEGRQGRLLGRWKALLIPSSSPTPGP, encoded by the exons ATGGCCCAGCTACTCCTGCCCCTGCTGGCAGCCCTGGTCCTGGCCCAGGCTCCTGCAGCTTTAGCAGATGTTCTGGAAGGAGACAGCGCAG AGGACCGCGCCTTTCGCGTGCGCATCTCCGGTCACGCGCCACTGCAGGGTGTGCTTGGTGGCGCCCTCACCATCCCCTGCCACGTCCACTACCTGCGGCCGCCGCCGAGCCGCCGGGCCGTGCTGGGATCTCCGCGGGTCAAGTGGACTTTCCTGTCCGGgggccgggaggcagaggtgctgGTGGCGCGGGGAGTTCGCGTCAAGGTGAATGAGGCCTACCGGTTCCGCGTGGCACTACCTGCGTACCCAGCGTCGCTCACCGATGTCTCCCTGGCGCTGAGCGAGCTGCGCCCCAACGACTCAGGCATCTATCGCTGCGAGGTCCAGCACGGTATCGATGACAGCAGCGACGCTGTGGAGGTCAAGGTGAAAG GGGTCGTCTTTCTCTACCGAGAGGGCTCTGCCCGCTACGCTTTCTCCTTTGTTGGGGCCCAGGAAGCCTGTGCCCGCATTGGAGCCCACATCGCCACCCCGGAGCAGCTCTATGCCGCCTACCTTGGGGGCTATGAGCAATGTGATGCTGGCTGGCTGTCGGATCAGACCGTGAG GTATCCCATCCAGACCCCACGAGAGGCCTGTTACGGAGACATGGATGGCTTCCCCGGGGTCCGGAACTATGGTGTGGTGGACCCGGATGACCTCTATGATGTCTACTGTTATGCTGAAGACCTAAATG GAGAACTGTTCCTGGGTGATCCTCCAGAAAAGCTGACATTGGAGGAAGCACGGGCGTACTGCCAGGAGCGGGGTGCAGAGATTGCCACCACGGGCCAGCTGTATGCCGCCTGGGACGGTGGCCTGGACCGCTGCAGCCCAGGGTGGCTGGCTGATGGCAGTGTGCGCTACCCCATTGTCACACCCAGCCAGCGCTGTGGTGGGGGCTTGCCTGGTGTCAagactctcttcctcttccccaacCAGACTGGCTTCCCCAATAAGCACAGCCGCTTCAACGTCTACTGCTTCCGAG ACTCAGCCCAGCCTTCTGCCATTCCTGAGGCCTCCAACCCAGCTTCCGACCCAGCCTCTGATGGACTAGAGGCCATCGTCACAGTGACAGAGACCCTGGAGGAACTGCAGCTGCCTCAGGAAGCCATGGAGAGTGAATCCCGTGGGGCCATCTACTCCATCCCCATCATGGAAGACGGAGGAGGTGGAAGCTCCACTCCAGAAGACCCAGCAGAGGCCCCTAGGACAGTCCCAG AATTTGAAACTCAATCCATGGTACCGCCCACGGTGTTCTCAGAAGAGGAAGGCAAGGCattggaggaagaagagaaatatgaagatgaagaagagaaagaggaagaagaagaggaggaagaggtggaggatgaggctctgtgggcatggccCAGCGAGTTCAGCAGCCCGGGCCCTGAGGTCTCTCTCCCCACTGAGCCAGCAGCCCAGGAGTCACTCTCTCAGGCGCCAGCAAGGGCAGTCCTGCAGCCTGGTGTATCACCACTTCCTGATGGAGAGTCAGAAACTCCCAGGCCTCCAAGGGTCCATGGACCACCTACTGAGACTCTGCCCTCTCCCAGGGAGAGGAACCTAGCATCCCCATCACCTTCCACTCTGGCTGGGGCAAGAGAGGCGGGGGAGGAAACCGGTGGTCCTGAGCTATCTGGGGTCCCTCGAGGAGAGAGCGAGGAGACAGGAAGCTCTGAGGGTGCCCCTTCCCTGCTTCCAGCCACACGGGCCCCTGAGGGTACCAGGGAGCTGGAGGCCCCCTCTGAAGATAATTCTGGAAGAACTGCCCCGGCAGGGACCTCAGTGCAGGCCCAGCCAGTGCTGCCCACTGACAGCGCCAGCCGAGGTGGAGTGGCCGTGGTCCCCGCATCAG GTGACTgtgtccccagcccctgccacaaTGGTGGGACATGcttggaagaggaggaagggatcCGCTGCCTATGTCTGCCTGGCTATGGGGGGGACCTGTGCGATGTTG GCCTTAGCTTCTGCAACCCGGGCTGGGACGCCTTCCAGGGCGCCTGCTACAAACACTTTTCCACACGAaggagctgggaggaggcagagaccCAGTGCCGGATGTACGGCGCTCATCTGGCCAGCATCAGCACGCCCGAGGAACAGGACTTCATCAACA ACCGGTACCGGGAGTACCAGTGGATTGGGCTCAACGATAGGACCATTGAAGGCGACTTCTTGTGGTCGGATGGCGTCCCCCTG CTCTATGAGAACTGGAACCCTGGGCAGCCTGACAGCTACTTCCTGTCTGGAGAGAACTGCGTGGTCATGGTGTGGCATGATCAGGGACAATGGAGTGATGTGCCCTGCAACTACCACCTGTCCTACACCTGCAAGATGGGGCTGG TGTCCTGTGGGCCACCACCGGAGCTGCCCCTGGCTCAAGTGTTTGGCCGCCCACGGCTGCGCTATGAGGTGGACACAGTGCTTCGCTACCGGTGCCGGGAAGGACTGACCCAGCGCAATCTGCCGCTGATCCGATGCCAAGAGAACGGCCGTTGGGAGACCCCCCAGATCTCCTGTGTGCCCAGAAGACCTGTGAGTGACAGGAGGAGGCAG GCCCGAGCTCTGCACCCAGAGAAGGACCCAGAAGGACGTCAGGGGAGGCTGCTGGGACGCTGGAAGGCGCTATTGATCCCCTCTTCCAGCCCCACGCCAGGTCCTTAG